The following proteins are co-located in the Bacillota bacterium genome:
- a CDS encoding glycosyltransferase family 4 protein, translated as MFDGSRSANSREIWIVNHYAITPDLPGGTRHYDFAVELAKMGYEVCIFASDVNLALRRHTRLESGELYREESINGVRFVWVRAATYQKNDWRRVWNMLSFALNVFRVGVRLRGSPKAVIGSSPHPFAALVAWVISKIKHSRFLLELRDLWPQVLIDMGGMAEHSVPARILRLLERFLYRVAAKIIVLASGSREYLLHRGVPSDKIVYIPNGVYLTNFQVRESSGPVLVESARNCIQEQEADQETVHAASAASEETMPPQQSAARRKFGFARFTVVYTGAHGPANALETILGAAQILRSRNDVEFVLVGDGPAKGALVREAANRGLDNVRFMDPIPKENIPSLLGAADAAVITLRAVDAFSYGISPNKLFDYMAAAKPVICAVPGEIARLVTDNGAGIAVEPENPMALAHAVEQLVNMGDAERAAMGHRGRLLVEHDFSREKLARRLARLV; from the coding sequence ATGTTTGACGGGAGCAGGTCAGCGAACTCACGAGAAATCTGGATCGTTAACCACTATGCAATAACCCCAGACCTCCCAGGGGGCACCAGGCACTACGACTTTGCAGTTGAGCTTGCGAAGATGGGTTACGAGGTCTGCATCTTCGCATCCGATGTCAATCTTGCCTTGCGCCGGCACACTAGACTAGAGTCAGGAGAGCTTTATCGGGAGGAATCCATAAACGGGGTCCGGTTCGTGTGGGTTCGGGCTGCGACCTATCAGAAGAATGACTGGCGACGAGTGTGGAACATGCTGTCCTTTGCGCTCAATGTGTTTCGGGTGGGTGTTCGCCTGAGAGGAAGCCCTAAGGCCGTCATCGGGTCTTCCCCGCACCCCTTCGCTGCCTTAGTTGCGTGGGTTATCTCAAAGATCAAGCACTCACGATTCCTGCTGGAGCTCAGGGATCTCTGGCCCCAGGTACTTATCGATATGGGTGGCATGGCGGAGCATAGCGTGCCTGCGCGCATCCTGAGACTGCTTGAGCGCTTTCTGTATCGAGTCGCGGCCAAGATCATCGTACTTGCCAGCGGCTCGCGAGAGTACTTGCTTCATCGGGGTGTCCCATCCGACAAGATTGTTTACATCCCCAACGGGGTTTACCTCACGAACTTCCAGGTACGTGAGAGCTCCGGGCCGGTTCTCGTGGAAAGTGCCAGGAATTGCATACAGGAACAGGAAGCTGACCAGGAAACGGTTCACGCCGCGAGTGCCGCCTCTGAAGAGACAATGCCTCCACAGCAATCGGCGGCTAGGCGCAAGTTTGGCTTTGCACGGTTCACGGTGGTCTACACAGGAGCGCACGGGCCTGCCAACGCGCTGGAGACTATCCTCGGGGCAGCGCAAATTCTCCGTTCTAGGAATGATGTTGAATTTGTCCTGGTGGGCGACGGGCCCGCGAAGGGCGCATTGGTCCGTGAAGCCGCTAACCGTGGGTTGGATAATGTTCGTTTCATGGACCCGATCCCGAAAGAGAACATACCTTCTCTCCTCGGTGCAGCGGATGCTGCTGTGATAACGCTTCGTGCAGTTGACGCGTTTTCGTATGGCATCAGCCCTAACAAGCTTTTCGACTACATGGCGGCGGCCAAACCTGTAATATGCGCCGTCCCCGGCGAAATAGCTCGACTTGTCACTGACAACGGTGCGGGCATCGCAGTAGAACCCGAGAATCCGATGGCCTTGGCCCATGCTGTCGAACAGCTCGTCAATATGGGGGACGCCGAACGCGCCGCCATGGGCCACCGCGGCCGTCTGCTTGTGGAGCATGACTTCTCAAGAGAGAAGCTCGCGCGGAGATTGGCCCGGCTAGTGTAA
- a CDS encoding DUF488 domain-containing protein, translating into MDSDGGMASELRVYTIGHSTHSLDSFASLLKRYEIDVLVDVRSCPYSRHVPQFNADNLREFLAAIGIRYVFLGDALGGRPRDRELYDEHGHIVYARIARRPAFRRGLSKLEKQAETCRVAVLCSEEDPVHCHRRLLVGNALMEQGIKVTHIRGDGRLQTEEALMGSEKHTDSSMRQLKLLDV; encoded by the coding sequence TTGGACTCTGACGGCGGCATGGCCAGCGAGCTACGGGTATACACAATAGGGCACTCCACTCACTCCTTAGATAGCTTTGCCTCACTTCTCAAGCGTTACGAGATCGACGTCCTAGTGGATGTGCGTTCTTGCCCCTACTCCCGGCACGTACCTCAATTCAACGCTGATAACCTGAGAGAATTCCTTGCCGCGATTGGAATTCGGTATGTTTTCCTTGGAGACGCACTCGGGGGACGTCCTCGTGATCGTGAGCTCTATGACGAACACGGTCACATAGTGTATGCACGGATTGCTCGGCGGCCTGCGTTTCGAAGAGGTCTTTCTAAATTGGAGAAGCAAGCGGAAACATGTCGAGTCGCCGTGTTGTGCAGCGAGGAGGATCCTGTGCATTGTCATAGGCGTTTGTTGGTAGGTAATGCCCTGATGGAACAAGGGATCAAGGTCACGCACATCCGAGGGGATGGTCGGTTACAAACCGAAGAGGCGCTGATGGGTTCCGAAAAGCACACGGACTCGTCTATGCGTCAACTAAAGCTCCTCGATGTCTAA
- a CDS encoding DUF488 domain-containing protein: protein MKVYTIGFSRKTAAEFFQALRRAGIKRVVDVRLNNTSQLAGFTKRGDLTFFLKELCNAEYTHETLLAPTYDLLRLYKREAGDWNEYESRFLALMASRKIEERLNPALLDGPTVFLCSEPSAEHCHRRLVLEYLRDRWGPFEIVHL, encoded by the coding sequence TTGAAGGTGTATACGATAGGGTTCAGCAGGAAGACAGCAGCAGAGTTCTTCCAAGCATTGAGACGTGCGGGCATCAAACGAGTAGTGGACGTGCGCTTGAACAACACGTCGCAACTGGCTGGCTTTACCAAGAGGGGTGACCTCACGTTCTTCCTCAAAGAGCTGTGTAATGCCGAATACACTCATGAGACGTTGCTTGCCCCGACTTACGACTTGCTTCGCTTGTATAAGAGGGAAGCGGGAGACTGGAACGAGTACGAAAGCCGTTTCCTAGCCTTAATGGCAAGCCGGAAGATCGAAGAAAGACTTAACCCAGCTCTGTTGGATGGTCCGACGGTTTTTCTCTGCAGCGAACCTTCTGCGGAGCATTGCCATCGGCGACTTGTTCTCGAGTACCTTCGAGATAGATGGGGACCTTTCGAAATCGTGCACCTATAG
- a CDS encoding sugar transferase: MRRRVLLIKRAFDIALSFLLLVLLSLPLAAIALVVWLDSGRPILFTQDRVGLGGRLFRIYKFRTMVRDAVRVGMGLRTARDDPRVTRVGKFLREYHLDELPQVINVLKGDMSIVGPRPTIPSQVATYTPFEMRRLEVRPGITGLAQVRGNNELPWEERIKLDVYYVDHASLLLDLSILFRTISTVLTRRGVYGIDGVVHDKGEPLSK; encoded by the coding sequence ATGAGGCGAAGGGTGCTACTTATCAAGCGGGCATTTGACATAGCTCTATCATTTCTGCTCTTAGTATTGCTTAGCCTACCGCTTGCCGCGATTGCGTTGGTGGTCTGGCTTGATTCCGGTCGTCCGATCCTCTTTACGCAGGACCGGGTGGGACTGGGTGGCCGCTTATTCAGAATATACAAGTTCCGAACCATGGTGAGGGACGCAGTAAGGGTGGGAATGGGTCTACGGACGGCGCGGGACGATCCCAGGGTCACGCGGGTAGGCAAGTTTCTTAGGGAGTACCACCTCGATGAGCTCCCCCAAGTCATCAATGTCCTGAAGGGGGATATGAGCATTGTGGGTCCGCGGCCGACAATCCCCTCTCAGGTGGCGACCTACACACCATTTGAGATGCGTCGACTAGAGGTGCGGCCTGGCATCACCGGTCTCGCTCAGGTGAGGGGGAACAACGAGTTGCCGTGGGAGGAACGGATTAAACTCGATGTCTACTACGTAGACCACGCTTCTCTTCTGCTTGACCTTAGTATCCTTTTCAGAACGATCTCGACTGTGCTCACGCGGAGGGGTGTCTACGGGATAGACGGTGTCGTCCACGACAAAGGTGAGCCGTTGTCAAAGTAA